ATGAGTTTCTTAGTACTGAGCATCTTCATTTCTCTGGAAAACTAGAATCAAGAAAGTAAATTAGAACCTTAGGGATCTTTGATGAATGAACTGATAATGCTTGTTTTATGATGAAAAGGCTCATGAAAGGAGGATTATTTATACAAGAGGCTGTAGACGGGCTTTGAGTTGGAGCTGAAGTTATGTTACTAACAACAAAAGGCAAAGCCATGTGCTGATGCCTTTTGGCCAGGTTGATATGGAGCCTTAAATTTGTGGATGAAGTTAGCTTGAAAGTATAAAAGATGATAAGTTTCCTCTGTTCTTCACTTTGGTTGACAACTGATTAGGCCTATTAGTTATGTTATCAGCTCATGCTTGAGACTTCTCACCAATGACAATAATTTGATACAATTAGATGTTGAATTGTTGGTTGAAGGCAAAACCATGTGCTACTCCCTTCTTGATCATGTAGATGGGGGACATTTATATTGTCGTCTTGGCTGGTTGTGCTGGAAAAACCACTGCATTAAAGTTGTTAGATAGGGACACAAGTATATTAGTGTAAAGTTTTGTAAATTCAAAATTTGGTGAGTTAACACTGCTCACAAATTTTACTCAAAGACACATTTAACAGTAAGAAAACCCAATCTTTAGTTGATAGTGTCGAAACAAATGGAGGGGATAgcaaccaaagaaaaatcaacTTTATCAATTAATTCAATAAgtctttttcttgttctttttcttttctttggtgGAGGGAGAGGTGTGCATATGAAGAAGATCAAAAGATGATATCTTACAAAATAGTGTGGTTTATTTAGAAGAAAGTGAAGGATGTAATAATTGAAGGGATATTGTTCCCTTGAGAAAAAATAAATGTGATAAAGCCACTGCAACATAGATGTACGAATGGTTCTTGACTTTTGTTTTCAGTAGAAGTTTGCTCTCTATATTACTTGAAAAGATGGCTTTATTCAGCTCTTGACACAACTTTCCGTTTGATTATGCAACAATCTGATATTAAGGGTGTGCGACCAGCGACCTACAGAGATCTATAACCCTATTGGTTAGAATATGAAAGTTCTATAATGTTATAGTCCTTGTCATGTAATATTCCAAAATCAAAAGATTTGATCCCTGCTTTATTGTTCACTGCTtgttttgtgaaaattttctaGGCTGTTCCCAAAATTGACCACATAAAATTTTGTAATCCACATCATGTTGTCTGTTCATTCATTGTCACTTAATGTTGTCATAATTAGTGGAGTTCAATTCAAATTATAGGACTACTAGAAAGCAAATAGAAGAATCAGATTCTTCTAAATGATCAGAGAATTAAACCGTTTGGGGACAAGAAAATATTTCTGATGAATAATTGAGATTTTAATATGCTGTACACTAGTGGACTATTTTGTATCTACTAGAATACTACAAAACTTATCATAGGTCAATAAACTAGCACTAGGGGGTTTCTTTGTTCTAGAACGGATGAGCATCGGCTCGAAGCAACTGATACAAGCAAAGCATTCTGAAGTTCTGCAGGTACACCTCTTCTgatgagtgatatgatgtagctcATGAAGAGGGCATCACATGGTAATGTAATAGGTCCATCACTTGGAAGCCCAAACTCTTCTTCAGACATGTGCAACAGTTGTCTAATTACCTCATGTTGTAGATAAGCCAATGGAACTACAAATCGCTTCTCATCAGTTGTATACACCACAAAATGCCCTTTGCCAGCTATAGAATAAGATGTACTACAACACTCTGTGTTATGGTTATTGGATCTTGGAAAAGAAATTCTCTTCCTCTGTTTGGCTGCAAAATTTTGCCATTTCCTTGCCAGCTTGATCAGTTTCTTAACATTGATCATATTGATTTCTGGAATATAGGAATGAAAAAACTTGAGGATATTTTTGAAGGTTTGCTTATGCTATCTGCTTGATGATCAAAATGTGGCTCATGGTAGCAGTTTATTTATAGTTGAGGCTATAGAATAAATTTCAATTATAAGCTGTGGTTATCAACCTTAGTTAGGTGTGCTAGGCAGAATCATGTGCTGCTGTTGAATATGGGACCTACTGCATTGTGGATATCACTGGTTGTCTAATTTTTCAGTTCTACCATTTTGCTCTGTAGTATAAGAACAAACACAGCCAAGCTTAAGTAGGACTAATAAAATGTAACAGACATCGTAAGAATTGTGGTATTTGTGTTGATATGCCTATCTGGTTATCCTTCTTTGCTGAGTCTGTGTCACCATATCTTTAAGCCAAGTGGTCCAGAATTATTTCATGAGCTATATCCATTCTAGTGGCTTTTAATTTTAAGGGTTTACTAAGATAGTAATAGAGTATGCAAAACCATGTGAAACTTCATGTGGATTGTCTCTCAATAGCCACCACTAAAATTGTCTTACTAGTAAACTCTTGGATGTGAGACTTTACCATCAATTTATATAAGAACGTTGACAAAGCTCGTTAGAAGCTGAGGAACAGTTTGGTTTTGATCATTATGGTCGTCTCACAAAACACAAATCCCCTGCAAAGAGGATTCCACTGATCTCACTTCTTTGTTGAGAAGGAATTGAGAGGGAATCAATTCCCAATTTTCCCTTAAACAATTTGTACACTAGTAAAGCAGGAATTATAGCTTGTAAGTTGAGGAGTTAGAGATATTTGTTAAGCTTAGTAAAGGGAAGGCATGTTAATACCGAAAATGAATGAAGAAACTTTATCCAAGAGAAGGAATTTTATTCCGGGGTTTTTGGTCGAAGAGATGCCAGCACATTCTTTTACTATCAAACGTTTTCATTTTGACTTGAAAAATAAGAACTTCTGCAATTCATTGTTTCATCCGCTTCTCTTGGTGTGAAATTTGGCAGTAGCATTTTACTGCTTCTATGACCAGAAAATATCATGGGAGTAAGATACGCTTAAATCTTTACTTTGGTCGACAACAGAATGGACCTATCAAGTCACACTTTAGGACTTCTCGCCAATTTGAAGACTTTGAGACCTTTGGATAAAGACTAGTTCTCTTGGTGATAGATTAAGTTCCCTTAACAACTCTGCCAGTGTGAGCTCACTTACATTGCCAGTCCCAAGCCCGAATAAAGGAGGAAGGTTGCGTTAGGTTAGCAACCAGCGTAATACTTGCCAATTCATGATGAATCCTCATAATTTACTTgcacttttatttttttggtaatgATAATGATATGAGTTGAGTTTAATGAAAGAATGAGGATTCATATTGCCGATCCCAACTTGTTTGAGATTGAAGCATAGTTGTTGTTTTAGATTAAGTTTGCTGAACCATGTGCTGCCTTGTCATGTAGGTAGGGGACCTTCACATCGAGTATTAGACTTCTTCCTACCTTCTCTAATCTTCTTTTGACTTATTAGTTGTGATATCAAGTCTTCCTATGTGCAAAAGGAAAGGATCAACTGCCCTTTTCAATGTCCAGAATGTGCTATTTTTTCTTGGGCTTTAATACCTACTGCTATTGTTCATGTAATTGTTTGTAAATTGAAAATGGCTAGTCAAAAATTGTTTACAATTTACTTAGAAGACAACACTAACAACAAGGAAACTAAATCATCTTGGTTGAAATTAGTCTTCTGCGGAAGCCCTGGTGCATACTTTTACAATTAAGTCAATAGTCTTTTTTTACTTCTTGCTGGAAAGAATGATTTAATGAAGCCTTTGACATTACGTTCTTTGAATTGAGCTTATCAGCTTACCCAGTGATTGTGAAAGCCAACAGCTATATATTCTTGGTGCAAGACTACTAGAGAGCAACAATATGCAACCAGATTTTCCCAATTTATAAAGAATAAAACAGTTTGGATAAGAATATGGAGTTTTCATGAACAATTAGATGTTAACATTCTGTACACTTGTTGAGTATCATGTATCCATTACAAAACTTGTTGAAGTTAGCTCAACAAACTAGGAATTGTCGGTGACTTGGTTCTTGAAGGTATGAAGCTGATGAGCATCGGGAGGAAACGACTGATACAAGCAAAGCATTCTGAAGATCTACAGTAACACCTCTTCTGATGAGTGATATGATGTAATTCAAGAATAAGGCATCACATGGTAAAGTGATAGGGCCATCACTTGAAAgttcaaattcttcttcagacATGTGCAACACTTGTCTGATTACCTCATGTTGTAGATAAGCCAAAGGAACCACAAATCGCTTCTGATCAGTTGTATAGACCACAAAATGCCCTTTGCCAACTATAGAAGATGATGTGCTACAGCTTTCTGCATCATTGTAATCGGATCTTGGAAAAGAAATTTTCTTCCTCTGGTTGGCTGCAAACTTCTGCCATTTCCATGCCATCTTGATGAGTTTCTTAACACTAATCATATTGATTTCTTTGGAAGATAGGAAAGAAAAAAAGGTTAGTTACTTTTTAAAAGGTTTGAGTAATTGCTATCTGCTTGATGATCAAAATGGCTCATGGAAGCAGTTCATTTATAGTTGAGGCTAGAGAATGAATTTTAATTGTAGCTAAAGTTGTCAACCTGAGTTAGGTAGGCAAGGCAGAATCATGTGCTGCTGTTGAATATGGGACCTAATGAATTATGGATATGGCTGGTTGTCTAGTTTTCCAACTGAAGAAAAGAAATTAATGTATTTCTTCCATTTTATGTGCAGAATAACAACAAATGGGCTAAGCTAAAGTCGAACTTTAAAAAAACATCGCAGACATATCGAAAGGGACTAGAAAAGAATGAGtcatataatttttctttcttattgaaTTGATGAAAATAGCAGACAAGTTCATTTAATTGGATTATGAGAATTTTGTTGTTATTCCACAAATATGACATTTTTTTCCAAGTGCTTGTCAAAGAGTTAGAAGGCAATGGCATGTGATATATATTTCATGTCATGTTATCTTTCTTTCTCTTGTGGTATTTCTGTTGCTATTCCTATCTGGCATTCTGTCACTCACCTCTAAACCAGGTGGTCCTGGACTAAATCATCAAATTTATCCATTCTTGTGGATGTTATTTTAAGGGTGTCTTTTCCTGCTCCAAATCATAAGAAACAGTAGGGCCTAGTGTTGTTGTTCAACAAAATTTATGGTCCAAGTTATTTGACAATAGCAGAGTAGGCAAAACCATGTGAAACTTCATGTGCCATTGTCTCTCACCAGTAGCCACCAATTTCTCTTAACCACTAAACTTTTGGATATGATACTTGTCATAAACTTATATATAATCAGACCCAAACATTTCAGAAAAACACAAGTATCCTGACACTCAAAAAACTTTCATTTTTGTTCTGTATTTTCCTTCATCATTTACAGTTACATCATATTCCTTGAGACAATGGGTATCAAAGTGACTCCATTTATTCAGGCTAGCAGAATCCTAAGTAGGCCTTCAACAACTGGAGGTGTTCCCAAAGGACATTGCGCAGTATATGTAGGAGAGAGCCAGAAGAAGCGATTCGTCATGCCAATATCATACCTGAGCCAGCCTTTATTTCAAGACTTGTTAGCTCAAGCTGAGGAAAAGTTTGGATTTGATCATCCAATGGGCGGTCTCACAATACCTTTCAAAGAGGATGTGTTCATTGATCTCACTTCCCGCTTGAGGAGATTATGAGTAGGACCATGGTGCAGATTCTTCTGCCCATGGAATTTTGTAAAGCAATAGTTTTAGAAATGAGAAAGATGAGAGATAGTAGagatgtcacttccatttaagtGGGACTTGACAATGAGGGAAACAAATTCCTTGTTTTTTCTGAACCATTTtgtatagtagtagtagtagtagtagtagtagtagaaaACAAGGATTTTCTGCTTGTAAAGTTAGTTAAAATGTCTAACCTCCTGTCAAATGGATATAGCCAGTTTTTATATAAGCAAAAATTTTCAAGTCACTTGATTAGAAGACTCAATACTTTTATATGTTCATGTTTCCTAATTCAGTAGACGGATGTGCGTGACATTTTGCACTACTATCACTATTTACAGCTCTCCGACCTACTTTGTGTGGTTGTATGATAAAATTCTTAAATTTACATTCTCCAGATCTCCAGATATATAATAAATCTGAAGATGCTTCTGAGCAGATGAACTCCACATCTTGTCTAGTGGTAGCGAAAACGACGTATTAAATCACATGATTGTGAGTGCAGTGTGAGAAAAGGGCATGTTCAGCTTAGTTTCTTGACTTGAATATCTGGAAGCTAGGGAAAGTGCAGAATTTGATGCTTTAAGCTAATTGAAAATACACATGTAAATATCTTGATATATCTGTGATTATGTCACCATCTCTTAAGAGATGGGCTTTGTTATTATGGCCTGAGGAAAACTTGCAGGTTCCATTTGTATATTTGGATATGAATCATGAATGACCTGTTACTAGAAATAAGATATGAAGTGGTGGCCCGGTTAGTGTCCTATAAGAGGAACCACTGAGCTTTATTATTACACTCTAAAATTGTTGCTGTAATTTGCAGCTTCCTTTTCAGTTTTCAATATATAATGATCCAGTATGAAATTTAACTAGAAAGAAAGTCTGAAAGAGGAACACTCCAGGGTCGTTTGGTTACCGGGATAAGAATATTAATCCCGGTATAAAATTTGGGATTATAATTATCCCATGTTTGCTTGTGGGTATTATCTAGTACTGGTATAAATTTTATACCAAAATGGTGGTATTAGTTATTCCATATAGGAGGTGGGGTGGATAATCCCTTGCATTGGTGTGATCATATGTCTGTAAATGTAAGTTTCAATGGACAAAGTTGATTGCCTGCAATAAAATAATAGTGCTACTCCAAGATGAGAATGTTAAAGCTTCTCAATTGTCAAATTGCAAAGTGAGTTATAGATCTGGTTAATTTCAAGATAAAGCTCTATTCCAGTCTGCAATGATACAAGCTTTCAGTTGCCTATTTTTCTACAGCTATGAAGTCTATGTTGAGCTATTATTTACAAAACATGATGTCATGACTCAATAAACAAGAATTTGTTGATTTCCACTTTCTTGGTGAAAGGAAGAAGTTGAACAGCAACATGAGGGAATTGAGAGGAGCAATGCTTTGTGAAGATCTCCAACAGTTACACCTTTCTTGATCAGTGACATGATGTAGTCCATGAACGCCGAATCACAGGGTAATGTAATAGGATCACCACTTGGTAGTCCAAACTCTTCTTCAGACATGTTTAAGCACCTTTGATCAATTGTATAGACTACAAAATGGCCTTTTCCGGCAATAGAGGATGAAGATGTACTAAAACTGTCTGCATCACTACCATTTCTTGGAAGTGAAATCTGCTTCCTCTGCTTGACCGCGAACTTTTGCCATCTCCTTGCCATTTTGATGAGCTTCTTAGTACTGACCATTgtctttctttccatttttctttttcttgaaagttAGGAAGCAAGAAAGTAAACTAGAAATTTAGAAACTTTTGATGGCTGAATAGATAATTCTTTTACTTGACGATGAAAAATGTCCATAGAAAAGGGGGTTATATTTATACAAGAGGTTGTAGACAGGCTTTGAGTTGGAGATGAAGTTTTGTTACTAACAACCAAAGGCTAAGCCATGTGCTGATGCCTGTTGGCTATGTTGCTATGGGGCCTTAAATTTGTGGATGAAGCTAAGTTTCGTCTTTTTTACTTTGACAACAGGCGCCTATTAGTAATGATATCAGCTCATACTTGGTTACTTCTCACCAATGCCAATAATTTGAAACCATTAGATGAGCAATTGCAGGTTAGAAGCAAAACCATGTGCTTCTCCCTTCTTGGTCATGTAGATAGGGGACCTTTGAATTGTCATCTTGGCTAGTTGTGCTATAAAAACAGATGCATTAAAGCTGAGTTTTAGAGGACACTGGAGAATAGTTTAGGTTAAGCAGAGTATGAGAAACCTGATGTTATTCCACTGGCCTAAAATTCTAAGTTCTTGTCAAGGAGTTAGAAGGCAATACCATGTGATACTTAGTCATAAACTTCATCCATTCTTGTGGCTTTTCTTTTAAGGGTGTCTTTCTGTTCCTAATCTTAGAAGCAGTAGGGCCTAGTGTTGTTGTTCAACAAATTTATGGTCTGAATACTTTGACAATAACAGAGTGAGCAAAACCATGTGAAACTTCGTGTGCTATTGTCTATCACTAGTTGGTTATGAGACTTGCCATTAACTTAtataaatactcaaaacaacaaagGATTTGAGCAAAACACAAGAATCCAGATTACAAAAAAAAACCCTTCCATTTTCTGTACAATTCTCAAATTCTTGTTCTTTCTTTTCCTTCACTATTTAGAGTTACCAAATACTCCTTGAGACAATGGGTATTAAAATGACTCCATTTATTCAGGCTAATCGAATCCTAAAGAGGCCTACAACATGTGGAGGTGTTCCAAAAGGACATTGTGCAGTATATATAGGAGAGAGCCAGAAGAAGAGATTCGTCGTGCCAATATCATACATGAGCCAACCTTTATTCCAAGATTTGTTAGCTCAAGCCGAAGAAGAGTTTGGATTTGATCATCCAATGGGCGGTCTCACAATACCTATCGAAGAGGATGTGTTCATTGATCTCACTTCCCGCTTGAGGAGATCATGAGTAGGACCGTGGTGCAAATTCTTTTGCCTATGAAATTTTGTAAAGTAGGACTAGAGATGAGAAAGAGGAGATTGTAGAGTTCATTGTATAGTTCAGAACCACAAGAACCTTTGGAGGGTAAAATTTATGACTAACAGAAGTTCTAGTTCTTATTAATCACTTTAGTCACATTTACCTACACAACTCTTATTCTTTCAGTCTTTCAGTTTTTAGATATTCAGTCTGCTTTATAGCCTGCTGTTTTTCATTCTTATTCCTTTCTATCAAACAAGTAAATGGACTTAAAGTGCAGAAAGAAATGTGTAAACAAGCAGGGGACGCGCAGGATATATGAATCATCATTGACTATTGAGTTTGTCCTTGAAAGAATCGAGTAACACGTGTAACAACAGAAAAAAAAACACAGAAAAACTGCACAAGTATATGACTGACTATATGATGATTATCTTGTTATGACTATACAAATTTTGTCCCAAGTCAATTTTCTCTCTCTGTCCCTAACATCAGTATATCAGGTCCATGCCAAATTCAGAATCACAAGGCACTAGTGATGTCGCATAATGACCAAACTCAAGGTTGTTCTGTGCTCTTGGTGGTGCAAGTGAAGTGCAACAAGCCTCACACACAAACAACAGTGGCACAACCTCAGAATCCTCGATCCCACAGCAGCGAGTGTGCTGCCATATCTCACATATATCACATGAAACCATCCTTTCACCATCATCGTCTCGAGCCCCACACCTACAGTTAACTGTCCAATTATTAGCCCCTCCTTCATTTTTTAACTCACTCTCCAAATCCAACCCAAAACCCCTCACACAAAGTTCTGAGCCAGACTCGACAATGCCAAAGAGCACTTCACAATCTCCCATTTTTTCCATCCCTACAATATCTGTTACCATAAAATTGTCCATAATACAATAAGTGTCCCTCGTTGCAGACTCAATAGCTATTTTCAGATCACCAATTGTGGAATGTAGCGGAACTTCAACCAGTTCTCCGAGGGGATATCCCTTTCTAAGTACAGCTTCCAAACCACTAGAACTCGgcaaaatgcaacaaatgaacCTCAGCAATATATCATCTGGATCATCCCTAAATGGCCATTCCTTCACAAAATGCTTACTATCCAAAACTGTCCTAACAGCTAGCTTTAGCACATTAGATTCTGCAAAGCTCAATAGCAGATTATTATACAAGCATAAAACATCACTGTAAACATCAGTTCCAGGATTAACAGCATAGTTCTGAACTGGCTCCGGGTGCTTTTCTTGTTCAGGTTGATCACAATTCCGAAGCTCCTGAATCGTGTACTCCAACACCCTGGTAGCTCGATTCACTGCACGACGAACAACATAGCCTCCAACAATCACATTATTCATCGATTTCAGAATATAATCAATCAACCCCGTATTGCCAATGTGGAGACGAGCAGCCTCACGCGCCTCCTGCCTACTCATACCACAACTCCCAAATCTGtttgttgctttcttttctttcaatGCATCAACAATCACATCTGCAGTGAACTCAAGTCTTCTCACTGGCCATCTACTGTCAAGAGATGCTGCTATATTCGAAAACTTTCTATACCTCACTGATTTTTCCTTCCCCTCAGACTTGCTTGGTGCAGCATTTCTTATCAAATATCTCGACGAAGAACATGCTCTTACAACAGGAGCAACATTTGGCTTCTCCTTAATTGAGTTGCAGGACTTCACAGCAAGCATGAATCTGAAGAGATCACGGATCGTAGTTAAAGGAgtgtgtatacggtcaaaaccgagtttgcCCTTCGTATGACTAATCGAGATTGGGACATGATAGACCAAGGCTCGGCCTCGTGTAGAATCGAGCCATAATGCGAAGTTGGGTCGCCGAGCTCATGatccagagaccgatcaagatcgagatcggccaagatcgagatcgagcaagatcgaaacCGGTCACGATCGAggtcggccaagatcgagatcgagcaagTTAGAgatcgatcaagatcgagatcggccaaaATTCAGGAGAGCTTATCGagtcaaaaaacaaaaaaccaGAATATCCGCAATTGGGCGAGAATCTCGGAAAATCCCGGCGCATATCAAGGAGGggccaattaattaatctatcatgagatTCCTTACTGTATTTAGAAATTATATTAAGAATAGaacttccctactatataaagggggtctgattatttgTAAGGGACAGATTCATTCAGATTCATAGAacataaagcaatatactatcTTTCTTCTGGTTTTGATATTTAGTCATTTTGTTCTTCTATCAGTTACTCTCCATTCAGTTTGAGGGTGACAAAACTTGAAGGCTTAGGCTAATTAATCCATTCGGTTTGCATTCATTTCTTTCACAATTAATTTCGATATTCATTTATATAATTTTCTCAATTTGTACCGAattataccacatatccttagaaccgcgtataaattcaatcgttatccattttttgggtaaacagtttggcgcccaccgtggggctaaggatagtagtggttatttgatacaaatctctgtaaaacacactattttacattTGCTCTTgtaagtatctttgatttcaggctaaaaatgacgaactctcaattaataCCCCTACATATCTACAACGAATCTGGCCATCAAGGGGAGAATAACTACAGAACGCCCGAGGATGGAAGGCCACCCGCTGAACCTGTTGAAACTCGGGTCGTGGATCCGATTGATGTCTGTATTACTAAAGAAATTcggggaaaccctgtcaaagggagcaatgatatggtatcataatttaccacctaacttTATCGATTCTTTTGTCATGCTTGCAGATTATTTTataaaagcacacgccggagccataaaggtcgagactaggaagtcggaccttttcaaggtaaagaaaaaagagaacgagatgctaagagagtttgtatctcgtttccaaatggaa
The sequence above is drawn from the Nicotiana tabacum cultivar K326 chromosome 13, ASM71507v2, whole genome shotgun sequence genome and encodes:
- the LOC142168266 gene encoding auxin-responsive protein SAUR21-like, yielding MGIKVTPFIQASRILSRPSTTGGVPKGHCAVYVGESQKKRFVMPISYLSQPLFQDLLAQAEEKFGFDHPMGGLTIPFKEDVFIDLTSRLRRL
- the LOC142168267 gene encoding auxin-responsive protein SAUR21-like — encoded protein: MISAHTWLLLTNANNLKPLDEQLQSYQILLETMGIKMTPFIQANRILKRPTTCGGVPKGHCAVYIGESQKKRFVVPISYMSQPLFQDLLAQAEEEFGFDHPMGGLTIPIEEDVFIDLTSRLRRS